A stretch of Anolis sagrei isolate rAnoSag1 chromosome X, rAnoSag1.mat, whole genome shotgun sequence DNA encodes these proteins:
- the LOC132780198 gene encoding interferon alpha-inducible protein 27-like protein 2A, which yields MAKLLVGAALGLGGATIGVPLALGAIGFTAAGITAGSVAAGMMSSAAAAGGGGVAAGSLVAVLQSVGAAGLSAAATASSTAGGTLLAAVLL from the exons ATGG CCAAATTGCTTGTTGGTGCAGCCCTTGGCTTAG GTGGTGCCACCATTGGGGTGCCGTTGGCACTCGGAGCAATCGGCTTCACTGCCGCAGGGATCACGGCGGGATCGGTGGCCGCAGGAATGATGTCAAGTGCCGCTGCCGCTGGTGGAGGAGGAGTTGCTGCCGGTAGCCTTGTGGCCGTTCTTCAGTCCGTTG GCGCTGCCGGACTATCAGCAGCAGCCACAGCGAGTAGTACTGCGGGTGGAACCCTGCTGGCTGCCGTATTGCTTTAA